Part of the Notamacropus eugenii isolate mMacEug1 chromosome 5, mMacEug1.pri_v2, whole genome shotgun sequence genome is shown below.
ATAAGCAAAATGATGATCACTGAGATACTGATGCATAAGTTGCATTTATTTGTTGGAGAAGATAAAGTAGGGATATTGTATAGAGAACTTCAGTAACAACTTAAAAACCAAGTACATATGGATGTTTTAATACTCAATTACTTGCAACATGAAAATGAGTATACAAGATGAAGAATATGCTGGAAAACACAGACTGGAATTAAGGAATTAAAATGCTTCCCTCAATCCCTCCAAAATAAAAAAGTCACTGTGATATAGTACCTTGGCTACaggagagtcaggagagacctgggctCAACCTGCAGCTCTGACACAAGTATGAAAGCCAGAGGCTTTCATAGAAGTTACTaacttctttgagtctcagtttattcatctataaaagggggttACTAATATCTACAGTACCTATGCAAAGCACTCTGCAAAGCTTGAAGTACAATATAAATGGCAGTTATTATAGTGGACTATGGTAGAAGCTTCATACCTATACATCACTTTTTCAAGTCAGCAGGTACTGGATATGGCAAGTACTgagaatgacaaaaaatgaaactgcaTCTTAGCAGACAAGAAATAATTGAGAAccaatatggaagtcatttgagaATCACCTGTGCTTGCATATTCACTTCTTTGGTCAAAATACCAAATTAGGATAAAGTTGAGAAGCTACTACATGCAAATATTATAGCTCCAAATCAGCATATTTAAACAAGATGTTGACTTCAAAAAATGGATGACACTGAAACAGATTAACACTGTTCCTTAAAGAAGTTTTAATTAATGTAAAACAGTAACCACAACTTGACCACAAGGGTCCCAAAACCACTTCAACCTACTTGATCTCTCTGCTAGTTGGAAACACATGGCAGCCAAGGGCAATATTAGTTCAGAGCTTGTACTCTAAGAGGGAGAAGGATAGTTGATTATGAGCAGATTTTCCTTACAAAGATGGAGGCGGAGGGAGTGGGGGAATAGTCCACTGTAAGGTTGTCCTTAACAAAGGTTATTAAAAGCTAGGATAAAGTACACTGGCaaaatttccagttttccttgTTAAAGACATTAAAACGATCAGCCATGGTGTGTATATATCCTACTCCCTTGTCCCTCAAAAGAAAGAAggttccttgggagcagggataattttgacttttgtctttgttgCTCTAgcatccagcacagtgcctggcatgtagtaagtgcttaataaatgcttattgaattgaatatgcaAACTGTTTTaagtttaaaaggaaaatgaccttgaGTATTTAAACGTCAAGATCCTTTTAGGGGTTAGATTCTCATCCCTGTTAATAACTTCCTCCATCTTTCCTTTATCAGTAGGTACCATGTATTTAAAAAAGGAACCTTGAGTATGGAAGAGACAAGAGATAGTTAAAAGACATGAAAACATTGCAGAATGTTTGCTATTTTTGGTACAATGTTTTAGAAACCATtgaatataaatgggaaaagttGTTATAAGGCCAAAATTAGCTATAGCTACACTGaatgcaaatatgtgtgtatatccacaCTCACACATCTgcatgtataaaatacatatagatatgtgtatgcatgtgtgtatatgtatacacacattgcttcattaaaaatcacttaaatgggggaagagggagagagtccTATCAGATTAAGGAAATTATGTTAGAAAAGTTCTTAACTGAATCAACTGCATTTTGTAAATGGAGTGGACAAAATACAGCGGTAATTTGCCTGATAAAATTTTTCTCAAATAATTAGAATGCTCTCCAAGAGAAAAAGGTCCAAAACTTTCTATACATGTTAACTAAAAGGAAGCAAATATTTTTCTTAGTCAAAATGAACTTCCTAAAGTGAAGAGATGTACGCTTCCCTGATGTGCATCAATGACCTGTCAAAATAACTATACCTAAAACTCTGTCTGATAAAAAATTTTTATGCTTGTAAAAAAAGTATTCTATAAATATAAAGcattaaaatgagataacatttagtGTTATGTAAAAAATAGCACAATGCAAATTCAAATAAATGAATCACAAAGTAACCATTTAATGAATACTCAAAATTAAGTTACATATCTTTATTAGTATTAACTTTTTtgctaaattaaatttttatgtaAAGCAAAATAACTACATAAGAAAATGACACATTAAGATCATACAGTATTTATAAAAAGGCACTTGTGGTTAGTCTTGCAATAAACTGTATTTAGGGTAAGCTAAATCATATTTTCATATAAATCTATGAATATAACAAATGAGATAGGAACAGTATAAATAAGAAATCTGCACTATTTACACTTATACAGAAACTAGACCAAATGGTGCAACAAGGAAATATTTGCTGTTAAAAGTGAGATTACATAttctgcatacatatatatgcatcttATTATTTTAATGCTTTTATATTGTGTGCAATTTCTATACTATTTTGGATATATACTtgcatagaattttttttttataaaatatcacTTAATTATGCATTTCACATCACAGTAGGAGCTTTTAGTAAAACAGTACAAAAACACTACCTCAGTTTTAAGGGGCAAATCCTCTCAAATCTAATTTCTCTTAATGTCAGGTTTCTTGCTTTTGGGAACAAGGAATACATTTCCATCCCTTGTTTGCTGCAGGGAATACTCACTAGGGGAATAGGGGTCTCCATTTTCATCCCGTAGCATGCTGAAGACCTCAAGATATAAGGTGCTAAGCTGTTTTTTCAGTAGATGGAGgcttttgtcattttctcctttttctctgagcagcttttccttttcatcttttaagtGATCCAAATCTTGCTCTAGTTCCactatattttccagttttcttttccgGCAGTTCTGAGCAGCCACTTTGTTTTTGCCCCTCCTACGTATATCTCGAATAAGTGCAAGCTGAGCCTCATTAAACTGCTCTTTTGACATCATTTCATTGAAGTCATCCATACGAAGGTTAATAATTTTTTCTACAGGGAAAGGGATATGAAGAGCTTTTGCTCTCATTTCATCTCTTGTGAAATGGGATTCTAGGCGGCTTGAATGCTTGTCTTTTGTGAACGGGGTTTTCTGGTGACCAGGACTGGTGGGCAATTCTTTCTTTGGTGTGCTTACACTCTGCAACACATCAGGTGCTGGAATGGCCGGCCCCTGAATGGGCGACATTGGATAGCTTGTGTCCTCTTGCAATGGCACTGGCTGTGTCCTGGTGCTGCTCTGGTGAATGCTTCCAGGAACACTGTCAACATCTTCCATTTCAGAATCACTGAAGCTGAGCGGCGTGTCTCCATAGATGGAAGACTCTACTGAGTGTTCTGGTGATGCCATGTTGGAGCTTGTGTTCAAAGAAATGCCTGAGTCAGAATCATTACATTCTGGTGAGTTTTCAGGATGGTTGCTGTTAAAAGCCTTACAAAGTGAAAGGTCAGAAATATCAATGGGCTCATTTAAAAGTTCTGAGAGTGACTGGCTGATGTGGGTGGGGGAAGGCATAGTGCTGTTTATGTTTGTTTCTGCTATGAAAGTTGAGTAAAATTCCTCACAAAAATCAGTGTTTATTGTGGCATCTGAATTTAAAGAGTTCATTCTCAACTGGTTAGGGTCTTCTGTGGGGAGCATGCTGTCAAACGAGTCCTCAAATGCACTGAGGAAATCTGGACTGCAGGAAACTTCTTCTTTTTCCAGTGTTGAGAGTGAACTGTAGAAACTGTAACTGTTGTCGATTTCTGTTGGTTTAGCTTCAGGACTCACAACTATGGTGGCCTCAGCCAGCTTGTCATTTTGAATGTTAAGACACTGCATGAGGAAAtgttaaaataagatttttatgtAAGCAATGCctaatattttcaaattaataGTAGCTGACATCCATATTTGCTGCTGGTTTGGGTGTTCACAAGAACACGTGAGAGCAAACCCACCAAAGTCTTCAAGTTGTTCTTACAGAATTACAAAGCCTATTTGAGTTGATGAGGCTTTATAATCATCAAAtcattttatatagatatagaaactgaggtccaaaaagttaagtaacttgcctaaggtcatctATATGCCAAATTATAGTCTAATTTCTAGCATAGACTTTCATAAATGATTTGCAATTTCTAAGCATAAGCATGATTTTCACAATTTCTAGGTCAGACTTGAAATATACGCCATCTGTCCTAGCCATCATGGTGGTACATTATCTGCTTACTATGAAATGAGACAGGATCTGTTATTTTATTGAAGGAGGGAACTTCCTTTACCAATATAGACTAGCAACTACTCTACAATATAGTCTTAAGAGAATTGCATGTGGTAATGTGGGGCCAAGTGACTTGACAGGGTCCCAAAGACAATATGTGTCAATGGCGGCACTTGAATCTAAGTCTTCCTGTCTGGGAGGGGTGCTGCTCTCTAGGTACCgagatagcatagtggatagagcactgggccaggagtcagaaagacctgagttcaaagccaacctcaggcacttactagtaatttaacttctgcctgcctcagtttcctcaactgtaaaatggggatcataataacacctacttctcagggttgtgaaGATGGAATGAGATGATATCTGTATAGTGCTTAGTATGGAGTCTGGCATAGTAGAGGCTAtgcaaatgcttatttcctttcctctttcatagAGAGCTGACACTCACTAAATAATTAGATTTTTTGTTGAATGTTAGTATGGGCTTCGAAGGCTGTGAAATATAAAATCATGCCTTTGTTCCTGGCTCTTAGTTACCTGTAACTCTGGAATAGACAACAGCTCCTCCCACACTTGCTCTATATCCTGCATGCTGTTGTCCACTACTGAATGAAGGGCAGTTGATCCAGGTTGCTCAGCTTGATTAGAAGTAATGAAGACTGAGTTGCTGTCAATGTGATCTGGAACAAGTGATTGAAATGTGGCTGAAGAAACCTAAAATTGAcagataatttatttaaaatatgaagtGCTTGTCAATAATACATGAAACCACAACTCCTTATGGAAACTCCTATTCCCCAAGCTATGATTATAGTTTTTTAAGTTCCTGTGTCTCCCTTGTTCAGTCCACCTCATATCTGACCCTAACTTCTTTTCTCTGCCAGATACAATTTTGTTCTTCCTGACCCAACTGGCCCTCCCTACCTCTTGCCCCCTAATCCCTAGTTATTATCTTTTTCATTACTTAATAAACTTCAAGCAAGAACTATCATGTTTTTCTGTTGCAAATATCGGCATGTAGGTGACATTCAGAATTAAATGACAAAGTCTGGGGAGATTACTCATCCTACTCATTTATCAAGTCAGAAACTGGCCTACTCATGCAGGCTTTATTTTTATACAATCATAAAAAGTGAATGTCTTTTGTCCATGGCTATTCTAACTGCTATCTTTGGTTGTTAAGAGTGACAACAATTTGGCCCAGACACTCTTTATTTGGctgaattattttaatgaaaaagtcAATAACAGTGGCTACAAAGAAAATGTTTAGTGCACACTACAACAACATGATTTTCTGCACAAAGTTCCttcccaaaagttttttttttaaaggagagacCCTTTATGTGAcagcaaacaaatgaaaataaggtAGATGCCCATCAAAGAAGATCGCCATTCTGGCTACAGAAACTGTGATCCATGACTATTAACAGAAGAGGGGCCCTGTGCTGTAAGGAATGTTATATGTGATGGATACAGAAAAGCCTAGAAATATTTacatgaagtaagcagagccaagaaaacaatagagAGCAAATACaacaatggaaatagaaagaaccacacacacacacacacacacacacacacacacacacacacacacacacacacacactcacccccccaaaaaataaaaatgaatataaagatcCAGCAAGACTACAATGAAGAAGGATGAGAGGACACACACCCCTCCTTGTGGAAGTAAGAGGTCCACAGGTGTTCCACAtgacacatattttcagactttttcaatatattaatGGGTtgggctgatttttttcctcttttttttttttttgcaggggcAAGAGGGTTGATCTTTAAAAACTACTATTTGTTTTATGGGACAGCTCACTAGGAGTGAGAGGAGAGATAATGGGGAAAGTATCATGACATAAAACAGAAGTCATCTAAAAAAGAGCACACACTCATGTCACATAGAACTGATTTTGTGGGTTTTAGAGTTTTTGTTGGA
Proteins encoded:
- the NFE2L2 gene encoding nuclear factor erythroid 2-related factor 2 isoform X1, whose translation is MMDLELPPSQQDMNLIDILWRQDIDLGARREVFDFSQRQKEHELEKQKKLEKERQEQLQKEQEKAFLAQLQLDEETGEFLPIQPAQHIEPSTSANYSQVADIPKADALFFDDCMQLLAETFPFVEDDEVSSATFQSLVPDHIDSNSVFITSNQAEQPGSTALHSVVDNSMQDIEQVWEELLSIPELQCLNIQNDKLAEATIVVSPEAKPTEIDNSYSFYSSLSTLEKEEVSCSPDFLSAFEDSFDSMLPTEDPNQLRMNSLNSDATINTDFCEEFYSTFIAETNINSTMPSPTHISQSLSELLNEPIDISDLSLCKAFNSNHPENSPECNDSDSGISLNTSSNMASPEHSVESSIYGDTPLSFSDSEMEDVDSVPGSIHQSSTRTQPVPLQEDTSYPMSPIQGPAIPAPDVLQSVSTPKKELPTSPGHQKTPFTKDKHSSRLESHFTRDEMRAKALHIPFPVEKIINLRMDDFNEMMSKEQFNEAQLALIRDIRRRGKNKVAAQNCRKRKLENIVELEQDLDHLKDEKEKLLREKGENDKSLHLLKKQLSTLYLEVFSMLRDENGDPYSPSEYSLQQTRDGNVFLVPKSKKPDIKRN
- the NFE2L2 gene encoding nuclear factor erythroid 2-related factor 2 isoform X2, which gives rise to MNLIDILWRQDIDLGARREVFDFSQRQKEHELEKQKKLEKERQEQLQKEQEKAFLAQLQLDEETGEFLPIQPAQHIEPSTSANYSQVADIPKADALFFDDCMQLLAETFPFVEDDEVSSATFQSLVPDHIDSNSVFITSNQAEQPGSTALHSVVDNSMQDIEQVWEELLSIPELQCLNIQNDKLAEATIVVSPEAKPTEIDNSYSFYSSLSTLEKEEVSCSPDFLSAFEDSFDSMLPTEDPNQLRMNSLNSDATINTDFCEEFYSTFIAETNINSTMPSPTHISQSLSELLNEPIDISDLSLCKAFNSNHPENSPECNDSDSGISLNTSSNMASPEHSVESSIYGDTPLSFSDSEMEDVDSVPGSIHQSSTRTQPVPLQEDTSYPMSPIQGPAIPAPDVLQSVSTPKKELPTSPGHQKTPFTKDKHSSRLESHFTRDEMRAKALHIPFPVEKIINLRMDDFNEMMSKEQFNEAQLALIRDIRRRGKNKVAAQNCRKRKLENIVELEQDLDHLKDEKEKLLREKGENDKSLHLLKKQLSTLYLEVFSMLRDENGDPYSPSEYSLQQTRDGNVFLVPKSKKPDIKRN